Proteins encoded within one genomic window of Micromonospora halotolerans:
- a CDS encoding TetR/AcrR family transcriptional regulator, which produces MTDTAPRARRSDATRAAILRAARERFAADGYERATIRAIAADARIDPSMVMRYYGSKEGLFAAAAEFDLRLPDLAAVPPDRLGETLVRHFLGRWEGDETLAALLRAASTNPGAAERMRLVFADQLAAAVAGFGTDPATTGRRAGLVASQILGLAFTRYIVRLPPVVEMAPEDVVAWVAPTLQRYLTGRPA; this is translated from the coding sequence ATGACCGACACGGCACCCCGCGCCCGGCGCTCGGACGCCACCCGGGCGGCCATCCTGCGCGCGGCCCGCGAACGCTTCGCCGCCGACGGCTACGAGCGGGCCACCATCCGGGCCATCGCCGCCGATGCGCGCATCGACCCGTCGATGGTCATGCGCTACTACGGCAGCAAGGAAGGGCTGTTCGCCGCGGCGGCCGAGTTCGACCTGCGCCTGCCGGACCTGGCCGCCGTGCCACCCGACCGGCTCGGCGAGACGCTGGTCCGGCACTTCCTCGGCCGCTGGGAGGGGGACGAGACCCTCGCGGCGCTGCTCCGCGCCGCCAGCACCAACCCGGGCGCGGCCGAGCGGATGCGCCTGGTCTTCGCCGACCAGCTCGCCGCGGCCGTGGCCGGCTTCGGCACCGACCCGGCGACCACCGGCCGCCGGGCCGGCCTGGTGGCCAGCCAGATCCTCGGGCTGGCCTTCACCCGGTACATCGTCCGGCTGCCGCCGGTGGTGGAGATGGCGCCGGAGGACGTGGTCGCCTGGGTCGCCCCGACCCTCCAGCGCTACCTGACCGGTCGACCGGCCTAG
- a CDS encoding acetyl-CoA carboxylase biotin carboxylase subunit, translating into MFESLLVANRGEIARRIIRTAKRLGIRAIAVHSEADAGLPFVTEADQAVCVGPANPALSYRNVEAILAAAKDTGAQAIHPGYGFLSENADFARTVQAGGLIWVGPGADAITAMGDKINARNLMAAAGVPVAPGTTEPAADLDAAVTAAAEIGYPVMVKAAAGGGGMGMGVATDEAALRTEYDKVRSFAERMFGDGSVLIERYFPRVRHVEVQILGLADGRVVALGERECSVQRRNQKLVEESPSPAVSPELRERFLAAAVRAGEAVGYRNAGTVECLLDPASGEFFFLEMNTRLQVEHPVTEYVYGVDLVEEQLRVAAGLAPTFDPDALAPRGHAIELRINAEDPKRFLPGPGAISTWNEPAGEGVRVDSGYVAGNTVTPFYDSLLAKLIVSGATRDEAVQRARAAVAQFEIAGPKNNLPFFAELLENPEFLSGDYDTGIVSRMR; encoded by the coding sequence TTGTTCGAATCGCTGTTGGTGGCCAACCGGGGCGAGATCGCGCGCCGGATCATCCGCACCGCGAAGCGGCTCGGGATCCGGGCGATCGCGGTGCACTCGGAGGCCGACGCCGGCCTGCCCTTCGTGACCGAGGCCGACCAGGCGGTCTGCGTCGGCCCGGCCAATCCCGCGCTCAGCTACCGCAACGTCGAGGCGATCCTCGCCGCCGCGAAGGACACCGGCGCCCAGGCGATCCACCCCGGCTACGGCTTCCTGTCCGAGAACGCGGACTTCGCCCGTACCGTCCAGGCCGGCGGCCTGATCTGGGTCGGGCCCGGCGCGGACGCGATCACCGCGATGGGCGACAAGATCAACGCGCGGAACCTGATGGCGGCGGCCGGGGTGCCGGTCGCGCCGGGCACCACCGAGCCGGCGGCCGACCTGGACGCGGCGGTCACCGCCGCCGCGGAGATCGGCTACCCGGTGATGGTCAAGGCCGCGGCCGGTGGCGGCGGCATGGGCATGGGCGTGGCGACCGACGAGGCCGCGCTGCGCACCGAGTACGACAAGGTCCGCTCGTTCGCCGAGCGGATGTTCGGCGACGGCTCCGTGCTGATCGAGCGGTACTTCCCCCGGGTGCGCCACGTCGAGGTGCAGATCCTCGGCCTGGCCGACGGCCGGGTGGTGGCCCTCGGCGAGCGGGAGTGCTCGGTGCAGCGGCGCAACCAGAAGCTGGTCGAGGAGTCCCCGTCCCCGGCGGTGTCGCCCGAGCTGCGTGAGCGGTTCCTGGCGGCGGCGGTCCGGGCGGGCGAGGCGGTGGGCTACCGCAACGCCGGCACGGTCGAGTGCCTTCTCGATCCCGCGTCCGGTGAGTTCTTCTTCCTGGAGATGAACACGCGGCTGCAGGTCGAGCACCCGGTCACCGAGTACGTCTACGGCGTCGACCTGGTCGAGGAGCAGTTGCGGGTGGCCGCCGGCCTGGCCCCGACCTTCGACCCGGACGCGCTCGCCCCGCGCGGGCACGCCATCGAGCTGCGGATCAACGCCGAGGACCCGAAGCGCTTCCTGCCCGGCCCGGGCGCGATCAGCACCTGGAACGAGCCGGCCGGCGAGGGCGTACGCGTCGACTCCGGCTACGTCGCCGGCAACACGGTCACCCCGTTCTACGACAGCCTGCTGGCCAAGCTGATCGTCAGCGGAGCCACCCGGGACGAGGCGGTGCAGCGGGCGAGGGCCGCGGTGGCCCAGTTCGAGATCGCCGGCCCGAAGAACAACCTCCCCTTCTTCGCCGAGCTGCTGGAGAACCCGGAGTTCCTGTCCGGCGACTACGACACCGGCATCGTCTCCCGCATGCGCTGA
- a CDS encoding sulfurtransferase — translation MPVPSDPNPHLQSYADPQRLVTTEWLAEHLGDEGLVVVESDEDVLLYDTGHIPGAVKVDWHTELNDQVTRDYLDAKSFAELCAAKGIGRDDTVVFYGDNFNWWAAYALWVFGLFGHADVRLLDGGRMKWVAEGREMSKDTVNRPRADYPVPERDDAPIRAFRDEVMAHVTAGRPLVDVRSPGEYTGEMLHMAAYPQEGALRGGHIPGAVSKPWKAAANEDGTFKPVDELRAIYVDQLGLSPSDDVVAYCRIGERSSHTWFVLHHLLGFPRVRNYDGSWTEWGNLVRAPVVRGEEPGSFAG, via the coding sequence ATGCCTGTGCCGAGCGATCCGAATCCCCACCTCCAGTCCTACGCCGACCCCCAGCGTCTGGTCACCACGGAGTGGCTGGCCGAGCACCTGGGCGACGAGGGTCTCGTGGTGGTCGAGTCCGACGAGGACGTGCTCCTCTACGACACCGGCCACATTCCCGGCGCCGTGAAGGTCGACTGGCACACCGAGCTGAACGACCAGGTGACCCGGGACTACCTCGACGCCAAGAGCTTCGCCGAGCTGTGCGCCGCCAAGGGCATCGGCCGCGACGACACGGTGGTCTTCTACGGCGACAACTTCAACTGGTGGGCCGCGTACGCCCTCTGGGTGTTCGGGCTCTTCGGTCACGCCGACGTCCGGCTGCTCGACGGTGGCCGGATGAAGTGGGTGGCCGAGGGCCGCGAGATGTCGAAGGACACGGTGAACCGGCCGCGCGCCGACTACCCGGTGCCGGAGCGCGACGACGCGCCGATCCGGGCGTTCCGCGACGAGGTGATGGCGCACGTGACCGCCGGCCGGCCGCTGGTCGACGTGCGGTCGCCGGGTGAGTACACCGGCGAGATGCTGCACATGGCGGCCTACCCGCAGGAGGGCGCGCTGCGCGGCGGGCACATCCCGGGCGCGGTGAGCAAGCCGTGGAAGGCCGCCGCGAACGAGGACGGCACCTTCAAGCCGGTGGACGAGCTGCGCGCCATCTACGTCGACCAGCTCGGGCTGAGCCCGTCGGACGACGTGGTGGCCTACTGCCGGATCGGTGAGCGGTCCAGCCACACCTGGTTCGTGCTGCACCACCTGCTCGGGTTCCCGCGGGTCCGCAACTACGACGGCTCGTGGACCGAGTGGGGCAACCTGGTCCGGGCCCCCGTCGTGCGGGGCGAGGAGCCGGGCAGCTTCGCCGGCTAG
- a CDS encoding imidazolonepropionase-like domain-containing protein, with translation MRTLHAASLLRLTLDDEPRPGHAVLVSGDRIEAVAPVDELTGAYPEVRVRRWAGALGPALVHDGPLPPAPSPRERVHALFRLGAAAVLAEHVTDPALRAAAARNEVAVLAAARPPALVVGGRADLAVFAADGSCLATVVAGRLVHRRA, from the coding sequence GTGCGGACCCTGCACGCCGCGTCCCTGCTGCGGCTCACCCTCGACGACGAGCCCCGGCCGGGACACGCCGTGCTGGTGAGCGGCGACCGGATCGAGGCGGTCGCGCCGGTGGACGAGCTGACCGGGGCGTACCCGGAGGTGCGGGTGCGGCGCTGGGCCGGTGCCCTCGGGCCGGCGCTGGTGCACGACGGGCCCCTGCCGCCCGCGCCGAGCCCACGCGAACGGGTGCACGCCCTGTTTCGGCTCGGCGCTGCCGCGGTGCTCGCCGAGCACGTCACCGACCCGGCGCTGCGGGCCGCCGCCGCGCGCAACGAGGTGGCGGTGCTGGCCGCCGCCCGGCCTCCGGCGCTCGTGGTCGGCGGCCGGGCCGACCTGGCGGTGTTCGCCGCCGACGGCTCCTGCCTGGCCACGGTGGTCGCCGGACGGTTGGTGCACCGCCGCGCCTGA
- a CDS encoding PQQ-binding-like beta-propeller repeat protein, with the protein MAGQPAYPVAGRPAYPPPGWPGAAPTAPAAPRRRGRLALLIAGGLVAVLAVGAGTAWGVSRLVGGGSDGDDELNTAWVLDFPERQDTGLTTYDQQDMFGAWLAGDTVVRAQGDGLLAYRLSDGGQAWGAPAPEGTSLCVAAQAVTEGRGAVAVGSEQSCNTVAGFDLTSGKLTWQAKVPAPVREGRDALAAPDLSVAGQQVIVRSGDTMIGFSLADGKQLWRTTGEKLLPGRDCGFKDMRAAEDLVVVTYGCSVGGEVDAVDPATGKVRWRQRLPEAKVTDGVLSVRPLIGLPALGHESYTVRDPKTGRETASFTDPIDGTELWDVPPNRSNAIDGPAVYQFLADDETLYYPTFPKNVPGSGRSANQIIAIDLATGKRRWISSGHSPSKVELIRRDEQGLLAWETGDRRKVPPRLVRIDAATGTVSPVAKGPSSAGFEGEDAKVMERDGVVVIVPWKHVVADRAITVLR; encoded by the coding sequence GTGGCTGGTCAGCCCGCGTACCCCGTGGCCGGCCGGCCGGCGTACCCGCCGCCGGGTTGGCCGGGGGCGGCCCCGACCGCGCCGGCGGCGCCCAGGCGGCGCGGTCGCCTGGCGCTGCTGATCGCCGGCGGGCTGGTGGCCGTGCTGGCCGTCGGCGCCGGCACCGCCTGGGGCGTCTCCCGGCTGGTCGGCGGCGGCTCGGACGGTGACGACGAGCTGAACACCGCCTGGGTGCTGGACTTCCCCGAACGGCAGGACACCGGCCTGACCACCTACGACCAGCAGGACATGTTCGGCGCCTGGCTGGCCGGTGACACGGTGGTCCGGGCGCAGGGGGACGGGCTGCTCGCCTACCGGCTCTCCGACGGCGGGCAGGCCTGGGGCGCCCCCGCCCCGGAGGGCACCTCACTCTGCGTCGCCGCGCAGGCGGTGACGGAGGGCCGGGGGGCGGTGGCGGTCGGCTCCGAGCAGTCCTGCAACACAGTCGCCGGCTTCGACCTGACCAGCGGCAAGCTGACCTGGCAGGCGAAGGTCCCGGCGCCGGTCCGCGAGGGCCGGGACGCACTGGCCGCGCCGGACCTCTCCGTCGCCGGCCAGCAGGTGATCGTCCGCTCCGGCGACACCATGATCGGGTTCTCGCTCGCCGACGGGAAGCAGTTGTGGCGCACCACCGGGGAGAAGTTGCTGCCCGGCCGGGACTGCGGCTTCAAGGACATGCGGGCCGCCGAAGACCTCGTGGTGGTCACCTACGGCTGCTCCGTCGGCGGCGAGGTGGACGCCGTCGACCCGGCCACCGGCAAGGTGCGCTGGCGGCAGCGGCTGCCCGAGGCGAAGGTCACCGACGGTGTGCTGAGCGTGCGGCCGCTGATCGGCCTGCCCGCGCTGGGGCACGAGAGCTACACGGTGCGGGACCCGAAGACCGGCCGGGAGACCGCTTCGTTCACCGACCCGATCGACGGCACCGAGCTGTGGGACGTGCCGCCGAACCGGTCCAACGCGATCGACGGCCCGGCCGTCTACCAGTTCCTCGCCGACGACGAGACGCTCTACTACCCGACGTTCCCGAAGAACGTGCCGGGCTCGGGGCGGTCGGCCAACCAGATCATCGCCATCGACCTGGCCACCGGGAAGCGGCGCTGGATCTCGTCCGGGCACAGCCCCAGCAAGGTCGAGCTGATCCGCCGGGACGAGCAGGGCCTGCTGGCCTGGGAGACCGGCGACCGGCGGAAGGTGCCGCCGCGCCTGGTCCGGATCGATGCCGCGACGGGCACGGTCAGCCCGGTGGCCAAGGGGCCGTCGTCGGCCGGCTTCGAGGGTGAGGACGCCAAGGTCATGGAGCGGGACGGGGTCGTCGTGATCGTGCCCTGGAAGCACGTCGTGGCGGACCGGGCGATCACCGTGCTGCGCTGA
- a CDS encoding TetR/AcrR family transcriptional regulator: MAVEQQARGAANGATGAGRRRSRRDEILEIAVGLFAARGYHGVSMDDIGAAAGVTGPALYHHFAGKEAMLVAALIPVSEGLLAGGRERAANHPDDPRGTLESLIDFHVDFALANPAVIALHLHELDRLPDEPRRRIRRLQRMYVEEWVTVLTALHPGLPDGEARVIAHAAFGLMNSTPFLGGEVDRRRRAELLRGATLAALLAPTDPA; encoded by the coding sequence GTGGCGGTGGAACAGCAGGCGCGGGGCGCGGCGAACGGCGCGACGGGTGCGGGCCGGCGCCGGTCCCGGCGCGACGAGATCCTGGAGATCGCGGTCGGGCTCTTCGCGGCGCGGGGCTACCACGGTGTGTCGATGGACGACATCGGCGCCGCCGCCGGTGTCACCGGCCCGGCGCTCTACCACCACTTCGCCGGCAAGGAGGCGATGCTGGTCGCCGCGCTGATCCCGGTCAGCGAAGGGCTGCTCGCCGGCGGCCGGGAACGGGCCGCCAACCACCCCGACGACCCCCGGGGCACGCTGGAGTCGCTGATCGACTTCCACGTCGACTTCGCGCTGGCCAACCCGGCGGTGATCGCCCTGCACCTGCACGAGCTGGACCGGCTCCCGGACGAGCCGCGCCGCCGGATCCGCCGCCTCCAGCGGATGTACGTCGAGGAGTGGGTCACCGTGCTGACGGCGCTGCACCCCGGGCTGCCCGACGGCGAGGCGCGGGTGATCGCGCACGCCGCGTTCGGCCTCATGAACTCCACCCCGTTCCTCGGCGGCGAGGTGGACCGCCGCCGCCGGGCCGAGCTGCTGCGCGGCGCCACGCTGGCCGCGCTGCTGGCGCCCACCGACCCGGCCTGA
- a CDS encoding FAD-dependent monooxygenase yields MLPERTDVLVVGAGPTGLAAAVTLAGHGVTATVVDRLPTPPVTSRAAVVHAGTLEVLDRIGAAAPLAARGLPSTRFTVRDRDRVLLTVPFDRLPSRYPYALLVSQAETEAVLADRLTALGGRVLRPYELTGLDLDGAGATATFAGGETLRARWVVGADGMRSPVRELAGIDFGGPADPGESFLLADVRVDSALPRDQVNLFLARRGPLVWAPLPGGLVRLVAAVDDAPREPEARHFQALLDERGPARRPDRVTDVRWSSRFRIHHRIASSYRSGPVLLAGDAAHVHSPAGGQGMNLGLRDAVALGDTLAAVLTGGPDTLLDGYATARRPLAEEVLGFAAGLTRLAAVPPAARPLRDLVLRVASGLPPARRRLAVRLAGFEPDGR; encoded by the coding sequence ATGCTGCCCGAGCGCACCGACGTCCTCGTGGTGGGGGCCGGCCCGACCGGCCTGGCCGCCGCCGTCACCCTGGCCGGGCACGGCGTGACCGCGACCGTGGTGGACCGGTTGCCCACCCCGCCGGTCACCTCGCGGGCGGCCGTCGTGCACGCCGGCACCCTGGAGGTGCTGGACCGGATCGGCGCCGCCGCACCGCTGGCCGCCCGGGGGCTGCCGTCGACCCGGTTCACCGTCCGCGACCGCGACCGGGTGCTGCTCACCGTCCCCTTCGACCGGTTGCCGTCCCGCTACCCGTACGCGCTGCTGGTCTCCCAGGCCGAGACCGAGGCGGTGCTCGCCGACCGGCTCACCGCGCTCGGCGGCCGGGTGCTCCGGCCGTACGAGCTGACCGGCCTCGACCTCGACGGTGCCGGCGCCACCGCGACGTTCGCGGGCGGCGAGACGCTCCGGGCCCGGTGGGTCGTCGGCGCCGACGGCATGCGCAGCCCGGTCCGCGAGCTGGCCGGCATCGACTTCGGCGGGCCGGCCGACCCCGGCGAGTCGTTCCTGCTCGCGGACGTCCGGGTGGACAGCGCGCTGCCCCGCGACCAGGTCAACCTCTTCCTGGCTCGGCGGGGCCCACTGGTCTGGGCGCCGCTGCCCGGCGGGCTGGTCCGGCTGGTCGCCGCGGTGGACGACGCGCCGCGCGAGCCGGAGGCGCGGCACTTCCAGGCGCTGCTCGACGAGCGGGGACCGGCCCGGCGCCCGGACCGGGTCACCGACGTGCGCTGGAGTTCCCGGTTCCGGATCCACCACCGGATCGCGAGCAGCTACCGGTCCGGCCCGGTGCTGCTCGCCGGGGACGCGGCGCACGTGCACAGCCCGGCCGGCGGGCAGGGCATGAACCTCGGCCTCCGCGACGCGGTCGCCCTCGGCGACACCCTCGCCGCGGTGCTCACCGGGGGTCCCGACACGCTCCTCGACGGGTACGCCACCGCCCGCCGCCCGCTCGCCGAGGAGGTGCTCGGCTTCGCCGCCGGGCTCACCCGGCTCGCCGCCGTCCCGCCGGCCGCCCGCCCGCTGCGCGACCTGGTGCTCCGGGTCGCCTCCGGGCTGCCCCCGGCCCGGCGGCGGCTCGCCGTGCGGCTGGCCGGGTTCGAGCCGGACGGCCGCTGA
- a CDS encoding MFS transporter yields the protein MTATVLGRDYRLLWSAAVSSRFGDALRTPALALLAAALTRDPRAIAAVTVAGQLPPLLFGLLGGAYADRWDRRRTMAAVDGARAVVVAALAGLVASGRAGVAALAAAAFLLATLGTLFDASAFALLPSLVSPAALPTANGRLQAGTAVAGGLLGAPLAGVLFALAAALPFAVDALTFALAAALALALRPLPAAPPRPPGPGVWREAWAGVRWVRRDRVLWGVTLAAAGSNLAISGLMAVLVLYALGALRVPAQAYGLFAAGVVVGGLLGALVAGRIATRFGTLPALRGVLLGQTVALAAFALARGPLAGGVVLAVFAAGTTIWNSLWSAYGQGHVPAELLGRVGAAQRVIGLAAAPLGAALAGLAGEAYGVGWVVGAAAGVFALVTAGAWGTLRGAA from the coding sequence ATGACCGCCACCGTGCTCGGCCGGGACTACCGGCTGCTCTGGTCCGCCGCCGTCTCGTCCCGGTTCGGCGACGCCCTGCGTACGCCGGCCCTGGCCCTGCTGGCCGCCGCGCTCACCCGCGACCCCCGGGCGATCGCCGCGGTGACCGTGGCCGGACAGCTCCCACCGCTGCTGTTCGGGCTGCTCGGCGGCGCGTACGCCGACCGGTGGGACCGGCGTCGCACCATGGCGGCGGTGGACGGGGCCCGGGCCGTGGTGGTGGCCGCGCTGGCCGGGCTGGTCGCCTCCGGCCGGGCCGGGGTCGCCGCGCTGGCCGCCGCCGCGTTCCTGCTCGCCACCCTGGGCACGCTCTTCGACGCGTCCGCCTTCGCGCTGCTGCCGTCGCTCGTGTCGCCGGCCGCGCTGCCCACCGCCAACGGCCGGCTCCAGGCCGGCACGGCCGTGGCCGGTGGGCTCCTCGGCGCCCCGCTGGCCGGCGTCCTCTTCGCCCTGGCCGCGGCACTCCCCTTCGCCGTGGACGCGCTCACCTTCGCCCTCGCGGCCGCTCTCGCCCTCGCCCTCCGCCCGCTGCCAGCGGCGCCGCCCCGCCCGCCGGGGCCGGGGGTGTGGCGGGAGGCGTGGGCCGGGGTGCGGTGGGTGCGCCGGGACCGGGTGCTGTGGGGAGTCACCCTCGCCGCGGCGGGGTCGAACCTGGCGATCAGCGGGTTGATGGCCGTGCTGGTGCTCTACGCGCTCGGGGCGCTGCGGGTGCCGGCGCAGGCGTACGGGCTGTTCGCGGCAGGGGTGGTGGTCGGTGGGCTGCTCGGGGCACTGGTCGCCGGACGGATTGCGACCCGGTTCGGCACCCTTCCCGCGCTGCGCGGGGTGCTGCTCGGGCAGACCGTGGCGCTGGCCGCGTTCGCCCTGGCCCGCGGCCCGCTGGCCGGGGGCGTGGTGCTGGCCGTGTTCGCCGCCGGCACGACGATCTGGAACAGCCTGTGGTCCGCGTACGGGCAGGGGCACGTGCCGGCGGAACTGCTCGGGCGGGTCGGCGCGGCGCAGCGGGTGATCGGGCTGGCCGCCGCACCGCTCGGGGCGGCGCTGGCCGGGTTGGCCGGCGAGGCGTACGGGGTGGGCTGGGTGGTCGGCGCGGCGGCGGGGGTGTTCGCACTGGTCACCGCCGGCGCGTGGGGAACGTTGCGCGGGGCCGCCTGA
- a CDS encoding SGNH/GDSL hydrolase family protein yields the protein MRWRSFVAVGDSFTEGMDDAYPDGTYRGWADLVATRLAAEAGPDFGYANLAIRGRLFPNIVAEQVPAALAMKPDLISFAAGGNDVLRRTFDPDAFVPRFDAVIGQLRAGGADVVLFRFADVMARLPGQRLVAPRVALLNRVVGEVAERHGAILVDLYADDTYLNPMLWSTDRLHLSAAGHRRVAGQVLSALGVGCDEEWLMVPPHPAPTPWLAARAADLRWAGQHLAPWIKRRLTGRSSGDLITAKRPVLGPITLD from the coding sequence GTGCGCTGGCGCAGCTTCGTGGCGGTGGGCGACAGCTTCACCGAGGGTATGGACGACGCGTATCCGGACGGCACCTACCGCGGCTGGGCCGACCTGGTCGCCACCCGGCTCGCCGCCGAGGCCGGCCCCGACTTCGGTTACGCCAACCTGGCCATCCGGGGCCGGCTGTTCCCGAACATCGTGGCCGAGCAGGTGCCGGCCGCCCTGGCCATGAAACCCGACCTGATCAGTTTCGCGGCCGGCGGAAACGACGTGCTGCGCCGTACCTTCGATCCGGACGCCTTCGTGCCGCGCTTCGACGCGGTGATCGGCCAGCTGCGCGCCGGGGGCGCCGACGTGGTGCTGTTCCGGTTCGCCGACGTGATGGCCCGGCTGCCCGGGCAGCGGCTGGTGGCACCCCGGGTGGCCCTGCTCAACCGGGTGGTCGGCGAGGTCGCCGAGCGGCACGGCGCCATCCTGGTCGACCTGTACGCGGACGACACCTACCTCAACCCGATGCTCTGGAGCACCGACCGGCTGCACCTGTCGGCGGCCGGGCACCGGCGGGTGGCCGGGCAGGTGCTCAGCGCGCTCGGCGTGGGCTGCGACGAGGAGTGGCTCATGGTGCCGCCGCACCCGGCGCCCACCCCGTGGCTGGCCGCCCGGGCCGCCGACCTGCGCTGGGCCGGCCAGCACCTGGCCCCCTGGATCAAGCGGCGGTTGACCGGCCGCTCCTCCGGCGACCTGATCACCGCCAAGCGGCCGGTGCTCGGGCCGATCACCCTCGACTGA